A single window of Synechococcus sp. C9 DNA harbors:
- the folK gene encoding 2-amino-4-hydroxy-6-hydroxymethyldihydropteridine diphosphokinase → MTTQVSPGEQYPKISMSQTEQIALALGSNLGDSLTILPQALTHLVEKYGLHLLTHSHWYRTPPLGPPQPDFINGCALLAMTHSPTDLLQILLATEADFGRIRKGKWQPRTLDLDIIFYGNERIHTPQLTIPHPEYHRRAFVLLPLAEIAPDWCDPQTGVTVKALAQQVDGSGIMMVGAI, encoded by the coding sequence ATGACGACGCAGGTATCTCCTGGGGAACAATATCCCAAAATATCCATGAGTCAAACCGAACAAATTGCCCTTGCCCTGGGCAGTAATTTAGGGGATTCGCTGACCATTTTACCCCAAGCCCTTACCCATTTGGTTGAAAAGTATGGATTGCATTTGCTCACCCATTCCCACTGGTATCGCACCCCACCTTTGGGACCACCCCAACCGGATTTTATCAATGGCTGTGCGTTGCTGGCGATGACCCATTCACCCACGGATTTACTCCAGATTTTGTTGGCTACAGAAGCTGATTTTGGGCGCATTCGCAAGGGTAAATGGCAACCCCGTACCCTCGATTTGGATATTATTTTTTATGGCAACGAACGCATACACACGCCCCAGTTGACCATTCCCCATCCTGAGTATCACCGGCGGGCCTTTGTGCTGTTGCCTTTGGCGGAAATTGCCCCGGATTGGTGCGACCCCCAGACGGGTGTGACGGTCAAAGCCCTGGCGCAACAGGTGGATGGCTCAGGAATTATGATGGTGGGAGCAATTTAA
- a CDS encoding TRC40/GET3/ArsA family transport-energizing ATPase encodes MRLLLMTGKGGVGKTSVAAATGLRCAELGYRTLVLSTDPAHSLADSFDQPLDHEPRLVQPNLWGAELDALRELELNWGSVKRYVTEVLQARGLDGVQAEELAVLPGMDEIFGLVRVKRHYDENTYDVLIIDSAPTGTALRLLSIPEVAGWYMRRFYKPLQGMAQVLTPVFEPIFKRVMGFSLPNREVMDAPYEFYEQIEQLERVLTDNTRTSVRLVTNPEKMVIKESLRAHAYLSLYNVATDLVITNRILPADVTDPFFRKWQTSQNQYRQEIQSSFHPLPVKEVPLYPEELCGLAALERLKNTLYPDEDPTQIYYQEQTVKVTEMPQGYCLELYLPGIPKEQIQLTKTGDELNIRIGNHRRNMVLPQALAGLQPQKASMENDYLKIEFPLVELVTTP; translated from the coding sequence ATGCGGCTTTTGTTAATGACGGGTAAAGGCGGGGTCGGCAAAACCTCCGTAGCAGCAGCGACGGGTCTCCGTTGTGCGGAACTGGGCTACCGCACCCTAGTCCTCAGCACCGACCCGGCCCATTCCCTGGCGGATAGTTTCGACCAACCCCTCGACCACGAACCCCGCCTGGTACAACCCAACCTCTGGGGTGCGGAATTGGATGCCCTGCGGGAATTGGAATTGAACTGGGGGTCGGTCAAACGCTACGTCACGGAAGTCCTGCAAGCCCGGGGGTTAGACGGGGTACAAGCCGAAGAATTGGCTGTCCTGCCGGGGATGGACGAAATTTTTGGACTGGTGCGGGTCAAACGTCATTACGATGAAAATACTTATGATGTACTGATTATTGATTCGGCTCCCACCGGAACCGCCCTGCGCCTCTTGAGCATTCCCGAAGTGGCGGGCTGGTATATGCGGCGGTTTTACAAACCCCTGCAAGGCATGGCTCAGGTGCTCACCCCCGTCTTTGAGCCAATTTTCAAACGGGTGATGGGCTTTTCCCTGCCCAACCGGGAGGTGATGGATGCCCCTTATGAATTTTATGAACAGATTGAACAGTTGGAACGGGTTTTGACCGACAATACCCGCACCTCAGTTCGCTTGGTCACCAACCCGGAAAAAATGGTGATTAAAGAATCCCTGCGGGCGCACGCCTACCTAAGTTTATACAATGTCGCTACGGATTTAGTGATTACCAACCGGATTTTACCCGCCGATGTCACCGACCCCTTTTTCCGAAAATGGCAGACCAGCCAAAACCAATACCGCCAGGAAATTCAAAGTAGTTTCCATCCTCTACCGGTCAAAGAAGTGCCTTTGTACCCGGAGGAATTATGTGGTTTGGCGGCTTTAGAACGGTTAAAAAACACCCTTTACCCCGATGAAGACCCCACCCAAATTTATTACCAGGAACAGACGGTGAAAGTGACGGAAATGCCCCAGGGATATTGCCTCGAATTATATTTACCGGGGATTCCCAAAGAGCAAATTCAACTCACCAAAACTGGGGATGAATTGAACATTCGCATTGGCAACCACCGCCGCAATATGGTCTTACCCCAAGCCCTAGCCGGTCTGCAACCCCAAAAAGCCAGTATGGAAA
- the rplI gene encoding 50S ribosomal protein L9 has product MAKRVQVVLTAPVVKLGTTGDLVEVAPGYARNYLIPQGKAVAATPGILRQVERRQEQERQRKIREKEEALARKTALEVIGQLTIAMTAGENGNLFGSVTEKDVAEMIQTGTGQVVDRREITIPEIRKLGTYEAQVRLHPEVIATVKFQVIPAKGAA; this is encoded by the coding sequence ATGGCAAAGCGTGTCCAGGTGGTTTTGACGGCTCCCGTGGTCAAATTGGGGACGACCGGGGATTTGGTGGAAGTGGCTCCCGGTTATGCCCGCAACTACTTAATCCCCCAGGGGAAAGCGGTGGCGGCGACACCCGGTATCTTGCGTCAGGTCGAGCGGCGGCAGGAACAGGAACGCCAGCGGAAAATTCGGGAAAAAGAGGAAGCCCTCGCCCGCAAAACCGCCCTGGAAGTGATCGGGCAGTTGACCATTGCCATGACCGCTGGGGAGAACGGCAATTTGTTCGGGAGCGTCACCGAAAAAGATGTGGCGGAGATGATCCAGACTGGGACGGGGCAGGTGGTGGACCGCCGGGAGATTACCATCCCAGAAATTCGCAAACTGGGTACCTACGAAGCGCAAGTTCGCCTCCACCCGGAAGTGATCGCAACGGTGAAATTCCAAGTCATTCCCGCCAAGGGAGCCGCCTAG
- the cysW gene encoding sulfate ABC transporter permease subunit CysW — MAVTRPAVPQGWMAWLLIGVGAMYLLLMVALPLGNVFYQAFRSGWGAYVEGLTTPEARHAIGLTLLVVGVAVPVNTAMGLVTAWVLARYSLPGKGLILALIDAPLAISPVIVGLMFILLYSTTVGMFREWVTWLGLKIIFAPPGIILTTLFITLPFVVREVLPVLESTGREEEEAACTLGAQGWQIFWRVTLPQIRWALLYGVILTTARGLGEFGAVAVVSGKVIGQTNTLTLHIERVYMEYQTIAAFAGASLLTLIALGTVAGQALLGQSEQGQKG, encoded by the coding sequence ATGGCGGTGACCCGTCCGGCGGTGCCCCAGGGGTGGATGGCTTGGTTACTGATTGGGGTGGGGGCGATGTACCTGCTTCTGATGGTGGCTTTGCCCTTGGGAAATGTGTTTTACCAGGCGTTCCGGTCGGGTTGGGGGGCGTATGTGGAGGGGTTGACCACACCGGAGGCTCGCCATGCGATTGGATTGACGCTTCTGGTGGTAGGGGTGGCGGTGCCGGTGAATACGGCAATGGGGTTGGTGACGGCTTGGGTGTTGGCTCGTTATTCGCTTCCTGGTAAAGGCTTAATTTTGGCTTTGATTGATGCGCCTTTGGCGATTTCGCCGGTGATTGTAGGGCTGATGTTTATCCTGCTCTACAGCACGACGGTGGGGATGTTTCGGGAATGGGTGACGTGGCTGGGGCTGAAAATTATTTTTGCGCCGCCGGGAATTATCCTGACGACTTTGTTCATTACCTTGCCGTTTGTGGTGCGGGAGGTACTGCCGGTTTTGGAAAGCACCGGGCGGGAGGAGGAGGAAGCGGCGTGTACATTGGGGGCCCAGGGGTGGCAGATTTTCTGGCGGGTGACCTTGCCCCAGATTCGTTGGGCGTTGTTGTACGGGGTGATTTTGACGACGGCTCGGGGGTTGGGGGAATTTGGGGCGGTGGCGGTGGTCTCTGGCAAGGTGATTGGCCAGACCAATACCCTCACCCTGCACATCGAACGGGTCTATATGGAATATCAAACCATAGCGGCGTTTGCCGGGGCTTCCCTGCTGACCCTGATTGCCCTGGGCACGGTGGCGGGGCAAGCCCTGTTGGGGCAGTCAGAGCAGGGGCAAAAGGGATAA
- a CDS encoding cytochrome c, with protein METVQPKPLTPVNSYPADSSWWRMILRWAGLALLVYALWWGWHLLPLRDPYVKEVLSIVGDASRGRDIFLQNCASCHGVQGTGHVGPSLHGVVKRKSPLGVIRQVTGGQTPPMPQFQPSPQAMADLLRYLEQLSPS; from the coding sequence GTGGAAACCGTTCAACCGAAGCCTTTAACCCCGGTGAATAGCTATCCAGCCGATAGCTCCTGGTGGCGCATGATCCTCCGGTGGGCAGGTTTAGCCCTGCTGGTCTATGCCCTCTGGTGGGGGTGGCACCTCCTGCCCCTGCGTGACCCTTATGTTAAGGAAGTATTAAGTATTGTGGGGGATGCCAGCCGGGGACGGGACATTTTTTTACAAAATTGCGCCAGTTGTCATGGGGTACAGGGGACGGGTCATGTGGGGCCATCCCTGCATGGGGTGGTGAAACGCAAGTCCCCCTTGGGAGTGATTCGCCAGGTGACGGGGGGACAAACCCCGCCCATGCCCCAATTTCAACCCAGCCCCCAGGCGATGGCGGACCTACTGCGTTATTTGGAGCAGTTGTCGCCCAGTTGA
- a CDS encoding cysteine peptidase family C39 domain-containing protein, which yields MYLLVIAGLGFFLGLFLGQNLLRRGITWNMDLSPYQKQIYLLLAWLAGMGIIMALIGRFHLTHWLPVWFLLVLSELPIFVLFFGWVVVGILVKLSLANQRQGLILVGLLSMVLSWQIHRYWPITHWVQTPSVTRQQVVLQSTSYSCAAASVATLARLYGQMPEIGEREVIALTATSRQGTSSFREWWALFHLGLRPEYRSNLTLADLLQVNRPALLHVHEPVGAGQTILHAVVLLAIEPKQQKVIIGNPLYGRQEKFFTEMGTYWTKEAIFITPKSADF from the coding sequence ATGTACTTACTGGTAATCGCTGGTCTGGGATTTTTTTTGGGATTATTTTTAGGGCAAAATTTATTGCGCCGGGGCATAACTTGGAATATGGATTTAAGTCCCTATCAAAAACAAATATATCTACTTTTAGCTTGGTTGGCAGGCATGGGAATCATTATGGCTTTAATCGGGCGATTTCATCTGACCCATTGGTTGCCCGTTTGGTTCCTGTTAGTGCTTAGTGAATTGCCAATTTTTGTTTTGTTTTTCGGTTGGGTTGTGGTGGGTATTTTAGTAAAATTATCCCTGGCAAATCAGCGGCAAGGCTTAATATTGGTGGGACTATTAAGTATGGTTTTGAGTTGGCAAATTCATCGGTATTGGCCGATTACCCATTGGGTGCAAACGCCATCCGTAACCCGTCAACAAGTGGTTTTACAAAGCACTTCCTATAGCTGTGCGGCAGCGAGTGTGGCAACGTTGGCACGCCTCTATGGTCAAATGCCGGAAATTGGGGAACGGGAGGTGATTGCCCTCACGGCTACCAGTCGCCAGGGGACAAGTTCATTCCGGGAGTGGTGGGCATTATTTCATTTGGGTTTGCGCCCCGAATATCGCAGTAATTTAACCCTAGCTGACCTACTCCAGGTGAACCGACCCGCTCTGCTCCATGTGCATGAACCAGTGGGGGCAGGGCAAACCATTTTACACGCAGTGGTGTTGCTGGCTATAGAACCTAAACAACAAAAAGTTATTATTGGCAATCCCCTCTATGGTCGGCAGGAAAAATTCTTCACAGAAATGGGAACTTATTGGACAAAAGAAGCGATTTTTATTACCCCCAAATCTGCTGATTTTTGA
- a CDS encoding pyridoxal phosphate-dependent aminotransferase has protein sequence MQLASRLQQIPPYLFAEIDRKRDELVAQGVDVINMGIGDPDQPTPAHVVQAMHTAIDDPSTHNYPPYQGTKEYRQAAADWMQRRFGVTVDPQREVVSSIGSKEAIHNTFLAFVEAGDYVLIPDPAYPVYRTSTIFAGGKSWTMPLLKERGFLPDLTAIPTEVAQAAKLLWLNYPNNPTGAVASREFFAEVVDFCRQYDMLLCHDHAYSEMAYDGYKPPSVLEVPGAKEVAIEFHSLSKSYNMTGWRVGFVCGSALGIQGLGQVKTNVDSGVFKAIQRAAMAAFQTTEAALQDLMQVYQRRRDLIVQGLQSLGWPLVPPKATLYVWAPVPQGYTSTEFVTLLLEKCGIIVPPGVGYGAAGEGFFRIALTVPEARMELALERMRQAGIRF, from the coding sequence ATGCAATTAGCCAGCCGTTTGCAACAGATTCCCCCCTACCTCTTTGCCGAAATTGACCGCAAGCGGGATGAATTGGTGGCACAGGGGGTGGATGTGATCAATATGGGCATCGGCGACCCGGATCAACCCACGCCCGCCCATGTGGTTCAGGCGATGCACACGGCGATTGATGACCCCAGCACCCACAATTATCCGCCCTATCAGGGGACGAAGGAGTACCGGCAGGCGGCGGCGGACTGGATGCAACGGCGGTTTGGGGTGACGGTTGACCCCCAACGGGAGGTGGTGTCCTCGATTGGTTCCAAAGAGGCGATTCACAATACGTTTTTGGCATTTGTGGAAGCGGGGGATTATGTGCTGATCCCCGACCCAGCCTACCCGGTGTACCGAACCTCGACGATTTTTGCGGGGGGGAAATCCTGGACGATGCCTTTATTGAAAGAGCGGGGATTTTTGCCGGATTTGACCGCGATTCCCACCGAGGTGGCGCAGGCAGCGAAATTGCTCTGGTTGAACTACCCCAATAATCCGACGGGGGCGGTGGCCAGTCGCGAGTTTTTCGCAGAAGTGGTGGATTTTTGTCGCCAGTACGACATGCTCCTTTGCCATGACCACGCCTATTCGGAAATGGCCTACGACGGCTACAAACCCCCCAGTGTGCTGGAAGTGCCGGGGGCGAAGGAGGTGGCGATTGAGTTTCACAGCCTGTCCAAGTCCTACAATATGACCGGCTGGCGGGTGGGGTTTGTCTGCGGGTCCGCCTTGGGGATTCAGGGGTTGGGGCAGGTGAAAACCAATGTGGACTCCGGGGTGTTCAAGGCGATTCAACGGGCGGCGATGGCGGCGTTTCAAACCACTGAGGCGGCGTTGCAGGATTTGATGCAGGTGTACCAACGGCGGCGGGATTTGATCGTGCAAGGGTTGCAATCCTTGGGCTGGCCACTTGTTCCCCCCAAAGCCACGCTGTACGTCTGGGCACCGGTTCCTCAGGGCTACACGTCCACTGAATTTGTCACGCTCTTATTAGAAAAATGTGGCATTATTGTCCCACCGGGGGTGGGCTACGGTGCCGCTGGGGAAGGATTTTTCCGCATTGCCCTGACGGTCCCAGAAGCACGGATGGAATTGGCTCTGGAACGGATGCGGCAGGCGGGGATTCGCTTTTGA
- the ald gene encoding alanine dehydrogenase produces the protein MRIGVPKEIKDQEFRVGLSPASVAALVAQGHPVVVETQAGAGAGFGDELYEQAGATIVAEAATAWAQDLVVKVKEPLPQEYGFLREDLLLFTYLHLAAQPDLVKALLHAGTTAIAYEMVELNDGRLPLLHPMSVIAGRLAVQFGSHFLQRQSGGRGVLLGGVPGVKPAQVVILGGGVVGTEAARMAVGLGAQVTIIELNLDRLHALGDLFGFRVQLLHSNSSHIAEMVPQADLLIGAVLLPGRRTPTLVPEALVKSMTPGSVIIDVAVDQGGCVETLRPTSHTEPVYTKYGILHYGVPNMPGAVPWTATQALNQSIWPYLLDLAERGRAALQPDTPLGRGVNTQGGRLIPAVLQELFPG, from the coding sequence ATGCGGATCGGGGTACCGAAGGAAATAAAAGACCAGGAATTTCGGGTGGGGCTGAGTCCGGCCAGTGTGGCGGCGTTGGTGGCCCAGGGGCATCCGGTGGTGGTGGAAACCCAGGCGGGGGCTGGGGCGGGGTTTGGGGATGAATTGTATGAACAGGCGGGGGCAACCATTGTAGCGGAGGCCGCGACCGCTTGGGCCCAGGATTTGGTAGTCAAGGTCAAGGAACCCTTGCCCCAGGAATACGGGTTTTTGCGGGAGGATTTACTGCTCTTTACCTATCTCCATCTGGCGGCGCAGCCGGATTTGGTCAAAGCCCTGCTCCATGCGGGAACGACCGCGATTGCCTACGAAATGGTGGAATTGAACGATGGGCGGTTACCGCTGTTGCATCCCATGAGCGTGATTGCGGGGCGGTTGGCGGTGCAGTTTGGGAGCCACTTTTTGCAACGGCAGTCCGGCGGCAGGGGGGTGCTTCTGGGGGGTGTCCCAGGGGTGAAACCGGCGCAGGTGGTCATTTTGGGGGGCGGGGTCGTAGGCACGGAAGCGGCACGGATGGCGGTGGGCTTGGGGGCGCAGGTGACGATTATTGAACTCAACCTGGATCGGTTACACGCGTTGGGGGATTTATTTGGCTTCCGGGTGCAGTTACTCCACAGCAATAGCTCCCACATTGCCGAAATGGTACCCCAGGCGGATTTACTCATCGGGGCGGTACTCCTGCCCGGACGGCGCACCCCCACCCTTGTCCCCGAAGCCCTGGTGAAATCCATGACCCCTGGAAGCGTGATTATTGATGTGGCGGTGGATCAGGGAGGATGCGTAGAAACTTTGCGACCAACGAGCCACACGGAACCGGTTTACACAAAATATGGCATATTGCATTACGGTGTCCCGAATATGCCGGGGGCAGTGCCCTGGACAGCGACGCAAGCGTTGAACCAGAGTATCTGGCCGTACCTGTTGGATTTGGCGGAACGGGGGCGAGCCGCCCTGCAACCTGATACGCCTTTGGGGCGGGGGGTGAATACCCAGGGGGGACGACTGATTCCGGCGGTGTTACAGGAATTGTTTCCTGGGTAG
- a CDS encoding DUF58 domain-containing protein gives MPIPTRLTYGLLLLGLPLAGGLGVPLGWKLSMMITSIYDAFILIVMFWDYGRNRPRRVALTPIDPGKLSVGRQNTITIVAQTGDYPAHIRLRDGYPVGWEVTPEPVTAQLPPATLEDLRYTLRPEKRGEFPWQRLTVWQLTPWGLAWDHWRVGTPRPVAVYPDLLSLRELSIRLTLEGSGTLRRQRQLPGGTEFTELREYRSGDDPRLVDWKATARRGRPLVRVLEPEQEQTVLILLDRGRLMTGRIQGLTRFDWGLNAALALALAVLHRGDRVGLVVFDRQVSLWLPAQRGNHYLNHLTERSARLQPVLQEPDYVGMMQTVTRQQTRRTLVVMLTEVIDTTASSELMGALGRLPPRHLPLCVTLRDPLVTQHAQDFSTHPADAYRRAVALDLLHQRQVVLTQIQRQGVLVVDAPAHQVSTPLVEAYLRLKARGRL, from the coding sequence ATGCCCATCCCCACTCGCTTAACCTATGGGCTTTTGCTGTTGGGATTGCCCTTGGCCGGGGGGTTGGGTGTACCCCTGGGCTGGAAATTAAGCATGATGATTACCAGCATTTATGATGCGTTTATACTAATTGTGATGTTTTGGGATTATGGACGCAATCGCCCCCGCCGGGTGGCCTTGACCCCCATTGATCCGGGTAAATTATCCGTCGGGCGGCAGAATACCATCACCATTGTGGCGCAAACGGGGGACTATCCGGCGCATATTCGCCTGCGGGATGGGTATCCGGTGGGCTGGGAGGTCACCCCGGAGCCAGTCACGGCGCAGTTACCCCCGGCAACGTTAGAGGATTTGCGCTACACCCTGCGCCCGGAAAAACGGGGGGAATTTCCTTGGCAAAGGCTGACCGTGTGGCAGTTGACCCCCTGGGGACTGGCTTGGGACCATTGGCGGGTGGGCACCCCCCGTCCGGTAGCGGTGTATCCCGACTTACTGAGCCTGCGGGAATTGTCCATTCGGTTGACCTTGGAGGGGAGTGGCACCCTGCGGCGCCAACGGCAATTGCCCGGGGGGACAGAATTTACCGAATTGCGGGAATATCGCAGTGGGGATGACCCCCGCTTGGTGGATTGGAAGGCGACGGCCCGGCGGGGACGGCCTTTGGTGCGAGTATTGGAGCCGGAACAGGAACAAACCGTGCTGATTCTCCTCGACCGGGGGCGATTGATGACCGGACGGATTCAGGGGCTAACCCGGTTTGACTGGGGGCTGAATGCCGCCCTGGCTCTAGCTTTAGCTGTACTGCATCGGGGCGACCGGGTGGGGTTGGTGGTCTTTGACCGGCAGGTATCCCTGTGGCTACCGGCCCAACGGGGCAACCATTACCTGAACCATCTCACGGAACGGTCGGCACGGCTCCAACCCGTCCTGCAAGAACCGGATTACGTGGGCATGATGCAAACGGTGACCCGTCAGCAAACCCGGCGCACCCTGGTGGTCATGTTAACCGAGGTGATTGACACCACCGCTTCCAGCGAATTGATGGGGGCTTTGGGTCGCTTACCCCCCCGGCACTTGCCCCTATGCGTGACCCTGCGTGACCCCCTGGTGACCCAACACGCACAGGATTTTAGCACCCATCCGGCAGATGCTTACCGGCGGGCAGTGGCATTGGATTTATTGCATCAGCGTCAGGTGGTTCTGACCCAAATCCAACGGCAAGGGGTCTTGGTGGTGGATGCCCCCGCCCATCAGGTCAGTACGCCTTTGGTGGAAGCCTATCTGCGATTGAAAGCCCGTGGGCGTTTGTAG
- a CDS encoding photosystem II protein T produces the protein MEALTYTVLLVGALGVIFFAIFFREPPRIDRK, from the coding sequence ATGGAAGCACTCACCTATACGGTTTTGTTGGTCGGAGCGTTGGGGGTCATTTTTTTCGCCATCTTTTTCCGGGAACCCCCCCGCATTGACAGAAAATAG
- a CDS encoding cofactor assembly of complex C subunit B: protein MASISSIYLTSTGLLTALLVVGLVFFVRAAVKDRTQTQSIPLQGSVGTTMNQLRLFLQQRGYRLVGGEPGIPQLVWQGRVAPSWPLAVLLSLLVGLSGFCLGLVLASLVPDWGVKPLGLAFLAPVAGIFYWRGAGRVEQVIVQMQDNALQITAQRDELKRLLPLLRGDATPAPGDAPSPPPPRPQDNEPTAHP from the coding sequence ATGGCATCCATTTCGTCCATTTATCTGACATCCACGGGTTTGTTGACCGCCCTGTTGGTGGTGGGGTTGGTATTTTTTGTGCGAGCGGCGGTGAAAGACCGTACCCAAACCCAAAGCATTCCTCTGCAAGGCTCGGTCGGGACGACCATGAACCAACTGCGCCTGTTTTTGCAACAACGGGGCTACCGCTTGGTGGGGGGCGAACCGGGCATTCCCCAACTGGTGTGGCAGGGACGGGTGGCTCCCAGTTGGCCCTTGGCGGTACTGCTCTCCCTGCTGGTGGGCTTGAGTGGCTTTTGCCTGGGGTTGGTCTTGGCAAGCCTGGTGCCGGATTGGGGGGTCAAACCCCTGGGGTTAGCGTTCCTGGCACCGGTGGCAGGGATATTCTACTGGCGGGGCGCAGGACGGGTGGAACAGGTGATTGTACAAATGCAGGACAATGCCCTACAGATCACCGCCCAACGGGATGAACTTAAACGCTTACTGCCGCTCCTGCGGGGGGATGCCACTCCTGCACCTGGAGATGCTCCGTCACCACCACCACCCCGCCCTCAGGACAACGAACCCACCGCGCATCCGTAA
- a CDS encoding DNA adenine methylase codes for MIRSPLRYPGGKSKAIHQILPLIPDFEEFREPFVGGGSVFLALKQLYPDRKYWINDLYFELYKFWEYVQKDLQSVVNQVNNWKREFEDGKELHRFLSENMDSFDDVQKASAFFVFNRITFSGTTEAGGFSEQAFQKRFTESSIQRLRLLKNVMKDTKITNLDYEDVIKAEGNNVLIFLDPPYFSATKSALYGRNGKLHKGFDHEKFAQVMKNCHHQWLITYDNCDYIKDLFAFAHIAEWHLMYGMRNQTENSDQLGKEIFIANFELDPKNVAKKGQISLDIRFA; via the coding sequence ATGATCAGAAGCCCCCTCAGATACCCTGGCGGCAAAAGTAAAGCCATACACCAAATTTTGCCTTTAATTCCTGATTTTGAAGAATTTAGAGAGCCTTTTGTGGGTGGTGGTTCGGTATTTCTGGCATTAAAACAACTCTATCCCGATAGAAAATATTGGATAAATGACTTGTATTTTGAATTGTACAAGTTCTGGGAATATGTGCAAAAAGACCTACAAAGTGTTGTCAATCAAGTAAATAATTGGAAGCGTGAGTTTGAAGACGGTAAAGAATTACACAGGTTTTTAAGTGAAAACATGGACAGTTTTGACGATGTACAAAAAGCAAGTGCCTTCTTTGTATTCAATAGAATTACTTTTTCAGGCACAACGGAAGCGGGTGGATTTTCAGAACAAGCCTTTCAAAAACGATTTACGGAAAGTAGTATTCAACGGTTAAGGCTTCTAAAAAATGTAATGAAAGATACAAAAATTACCAACTTAGATTACGAAGATGTTATCAAAGCCGAGGGAAACAATGTACTTATTTTTCTTGACCCACCGTATTTTTCGGCAACCAAGTCAGCACTTTATGGCAGAAATGGGAAATTACACAAAGGTTTTGACCACGAAAAATTTGCACAAGTCATGAAAAATTGTCATCATCAATGGCTGATAACTTACGATAATTGCGATTATATTAAAGATTTATTTGCGTTTGCCCATATTGCCGAGTGGCACTTAATGTATGGTATGCGTAATCAAACAGAAAATTCTGACCAGTTGGGAAAAGAGATTTTTATTGCCAACTTTGAACTTGACCCCAAAAATGTAGCGAAAAAAGGCCAAATATCGCTTGACATTAGGTTTGCGTAA
- the egtC gene encoding ergothioneine biosynthesis protein EgtC — protein sequence MCRLVAYLGKPLPLKRLILEPPHSLLVQSYAPREMTAGLLNGDGFGLGWYDRRLRPQPFTYKNILPIWNDLNLPGLCEYITADCCLGYVRSATPGLAVDYSNCQPFVQNHLSAIHNGRVEHFRSTLYRPLRQQLTDEDYLNIQGLTDSEHLFAWILHHYKLTGDLAQALYDAFISLLDLVPDLDVTFNFILSDGQRLIASRLAHGGSAPSLYYLQGHPDYPGVVIASEPLFTDARWVRCPEGGVVVVTEHLQVQEWHPPAGAAVSV from the coding sequence ATGTGTCGTTTGGTTGCCTATTTGGGCAAACCCCTGCCCTTGAAACGTCTGATCCTGGAACCGCCCCATTCCCTGCTGGTACAGAGCTATGCGCCCCGGGAAATGACCGCTGGACTGCTGAATGGGGATGGGTTTGGTCTCGGTTGGTATGACCGTCGCCTGCGCCCCCAGCCGTTTACCTACAAAAATATCCTGCCCATCTGGAATGACCTGAATTTGCCGGGTTTGTGTGAATACATTACTGCCGATTGTTGCCTGGGCTATGTGCGGAGTGCGACCCCTGGTCTGGCGGTGGATTACAGCAATTGTCAGCCTTTTGTCCAAAATCACTTGAGTGCCATCCACAACGGTCGGGTGGAGCATTTTCGCAGTACCCTATACCGCCCCCTCCGCCAACAACTAACCGATGAAGATTACTTAAATATCCAAGGGTTGACCGATTCGGAGCATCTCTTTGCCTGGATACTGCACCATTACAAGTTGACGGGGGACTTGGCGCAGGCATTGTATGACGCTTTTATCAGCTTGCTGGATTTGGTGCCCGATCTGGATGTGACGTTTAATTTCATCCTGAGCGATGGCCAACGGCTGATCGCTTCCCGTTTGGCGCACGGGGGGTCAGCCCCCAGTTTGTATTACCTGCAGGGGCATCCCGATTATCCCGGCGTGGTGATCGCCTCGGAACCCCTGTTTACGGATGCGCGGTGGGTTCGTTGTCCTGAGGGCGGGGTGGTGGTGGTGACGGAGCATCTCCAGGTGCAGGAGTGGCATCCCCCCGCAGGAGCGGCAGTAAGCGTTTAA